The Pedobacter roseus genome contains a region encoding:
- a CDS encoding cob(I)yrinic acid a,c-diamide adenosyltransferase, with protein MKIYTKTGDKGQTSLIGGTRVPKYHLRIETYGTVDELNSYIGLIMCQGIDSHDQQLLKEIQDRLFTIGASLAADPEKSKMKIPDLHATDITLLENEMDLMNETLPALKHFVLPGGNTVVSYCHIARCVCRRAERLTVELAENSFVDERITIYLNRLSDYLFVLARKLSAYFKAEENIWIPRV; from the coding sequence ATGAAAATCTATACTAAAACCGGCGATAAAGGGCAAACCTCATTAATAGGAGGTACCCGGGTTCCCAAATATCATCTACGTATTGAAACTTATGGCACTGTCGACGAATTAAATTCGTACATCGGCTTAATCATGTGTCAGGGTATTGATTCGCATGATCAACAGCTTCTAAAAGAAATTCAGGACAGGTTATTTACCATTGGTGCATCGCTTGCTGCTGATCCGGAAAAGTCTAAAATGAAAATCCCTGATCTGCACGCAACCGATATCACTTTATTGGAAAACGAGATGGATTTAATGAACGAAACACTACCCGCCTTAAAACATTTTGTGTTGCCAGGCGGAAACACTGTTGTTTCTTACTGTCACATTGCGCGTTGCGTTTGCAGAAGGGCAGAACGACTGACAGTAGAGCTTGCAGAAAATAGCTTTGTAGATGAGCGCATAACGATTTATTTAAACCGTTTGAGCGATTATTTGTTTGTTTTGGCACGAAAACTGAGCGCCTATTTTAAAGCAGAAGAAAATATTTGGATACCGCGTGTTTAA
- a CDS encoding DUF2795 domain-containing protein, whose protein sequence is MYWTLELASHLEDAPWPATKDELIDYGIRSGAPVEVIENLQALEDDGEPYETIEEIWPDYPTKEDFFFNEDEY, encoded by the coding sequence ATGTATTGGACATTAGAATTAGCATCGCACTTGGAAGACGCACCATGGCCTGCAACTAAAGACGAATTAATTGATTACGGTATCCGTTCTGGTGCCCCTGTTGAAGTAATTGAAAACTTACAGGCACTGGAAGATGATGGCGAGCCTTACGAAACGATTGAGGAAATCTGGCCAGATTATCCTACCAAAGAAGATTTCTTCTTTAACGAAGACGAATATTAA
- a CDS encoding lmo0937 family membrane protein yields MGNLLYLVAVVLVILWVIGFVFHGFGDVGSIIHVLLVIAVIAILLKVIGRAA; encoded by the coding sequence ATGGGAAATTTATTGTATTTAGTAGCAGTAGTATTGGTAATACTATGGGTGATCGGATTTGTATTTCACGGCTTCGGCGACGTTGGTAGCATAATCCACGTTTTATTGGTAATCGCAGTTATTGCAATCCTGCTTAAAGTTATTGGCAGGGCCGCATAA
- a CDS encoding 2-C-methyl-D-erythritol 4-phosphate cytidylyltransferase translates to MKYYAIIVAGGSGNRMQTETPKQFLLLKNLPVLMHTIKAFAQSDTQPKILLVLSKDQQGYWTRLCEEFNFHIPHEVIDGGKERFHSVKNAIRTIEEDSFVAIHDAVRPLVSKSLIDNCFKAAEAHGNVIAAVQSSDSVRMLRNEKSSALKRDEIYLVQTPQTFSVSVLKEAYHQDFADHFTDDASVVESIGYDINIIEGERGNIKITYPIDLELAELLLKN, encoded by the coding sequence ATGAAATACTACGCTATAATTGTAGCAGGCGGTTCTGGAAATCGGATGCAAACAGAAACCCCAAAACAATTTCTACTGCTCAAAAACCTCCCGGTTTTAATGCATACCATTAAAGCTTTTGCGCAAAGCGATACACAACCCAAAATTTTATTGGTACTGAGTAAAGATCAGCAAGGTTATTGGACACGCCTGTGCGAAGAATTTAATTTTCATATTCCACATGAGGTTATTGATGGTGGTAAGGAACGTTTTCATTCGGTTAAAAACGCTATCCGGACCATCGAAGAAGATAGTTTTGTAGCCATACACGATGCCGTTCGTCCACTGGTCTCAAAATCTCTTATCGACAACTGTTTTAAAGCAGCTGAGGCGCATGGAAACGTAATAGCAGCAGTACAATCTAGCGATAGTGTACGTATGCTCAGAAACGAAAAATCATCAGCTTTAAAGCGCGATGAGATCTATCTGGTACAAACCCCGCAAACGTTTAGTGTTAGTGTTCTTAAAGAAGCTTATCATCAGGATTTCGCTGATCATTTTACCGACGATGCAAGTGTGGTAGAATCAATTGGTTATGATATCAATATAATAGAGGGCGAAAGGGGAAATATAAAAATCACCTACCCTATTGATCTTGAGCTTGCAGAACTATTGCTAAAGAACTAA
- the queA gene encoding tRNA preQ1(34) S-adenosylmethionine ribosyltransferase-isomerase QueA: MKLSQFKFNLPESLVANNPAEQRDEARLMVLHKDSGKIEHKIFKDVLGYFDDKDVMILNNTKVFPARLYGNKEKTGATIEVFLLRELNKELRLWDVLVDPARKIRVGNKLYFGDDDLLVAEVVDNTTSRGRTIRFLFEGTDEEFRKNVEILGETPLPKYIKRKATAEDKERYQTIFAKHEGAVAAPTAGLHFSRELMKRLELKGIEFAEVTLHVGLGTFRTVEVEDLTKHKMDSEQFIIEPKDAGIVNKAIEEKRKICAVGTTSMRAIESAVSANRTLKAANDWTSKFIFPPYDFSIANSMITNFHTPESTLLMMVSAFGGYENVMNAYEVAVKEKYKFYSYGDAMLII, translated from the coding sequence ATGAAATTATCACAATTCAAATTCAACTTACCAGAATCATTAGTTGCCAATAATCCGGCAGAACAACGCGACGAAGCCCGCCTAATGGTATTGCATAAAGACAGCGGTAAAATTGAACATAAAATTTTCAAAGACGTTTTAGGTTATTTCGATGACAAGGACGTAATGATATTAAATAACACTAAAGTTTTTCCTGCCCGTTTATATGGCAATAAAGAGAAAACCGGTGCTACAATCGAAGTTTTCTTATTGCGTGAATTAAACAAGGAATTGCGTTTATGGGATGTATTGGTAGACCCAGCCCGTAAAATCCGTGTAGGTAACAAATTATATTTTGGCGACGACGATTTATTGGTTGCTGAGGTTGTAGACAATACTACATCACGTGGACGTACCATCCGTTTCTTATTTGAAGGTACCGACGAAGAGTTTAGAAAAAACGTTGAAATTTTAGGTGAAACCCCGCTTCCTAAATATATCAAACGTAAGGCTACTGCTGAGGATAAAGAACGTTATCAAACTATTTTCGCAAAGCATGAAGGTGCTGTAGCTGCTCCAACTGCAGGTTTGCACTTTAGCCGCGAGTTGATGAAACGTTTAGAACTTAAAGGTATAGAGTTTGCGGAAGTAACTTTACACGTAGGTTTGGGAACCTTCAGAACCGTTGAGGTTGAAGATTTAACCAAACATAAAATGGACTCTGAGCAATTCATCATCGAGCCGAAAGATGCAGGCATCGTAAATAAAGCGATAGAGGAGAAAAGAAAAATCTGTGCGGTTGGAACTACATCAATGCGTGCAATAGAGTCTGCTGTTTCTGCTAACAGAACATTAAAAGCTGCAAACGACTGGACAAGCAAATTTATCTTCCCTCCATACGATTTCAGTATTGCAAATTCAATGATTACCAATTTTCACACTCCAGAATCTACTTTATTGATGATGGTAAGTGCATTTGGTGGTTACGAAAACGTAATGAATGCTTACGAAGTTGCAGTAAAAGAAAAATATAAATTTTACAGCTATGGCGATGCCATGCTAATCATATAG
- a CDS encoding ABC transporter permease, which translates to MIIFRLIGESFRFAFDALRQNKLRTMLSLLAITIGIFTIIAVFSAVDTFRGKLQSSVDKLGSNTIYVQKWPWSFGDNYPWWKYMNRPQPSLRDFEALRERIENAQGVTFEISTSDRTIKYRSSSVEGISVWAASHDFNKTWNFELQEGRYFTENESKNGTPVCILGSDVAAGLFDGDEPVGKQVQILGRRLTVVGVFKKEGEDMLGTSLDKNVNIPISFAKGVLDIQNERYGPQITVRGKDNVSLEEVESELKGLMRSIHRIRPGQEEDFALNKTTIISNQLDSMFKMVNIAGWVIGGFSILVGGFSIANIMFVSVKERTNIIGIQKSLGAKNYFILLQFIFESISLCILGGLLGLLLVFLLALAIGAATDFHIILGLNNIALGIGISIIIGTISGFWPAYSASRLDPVEAIRS; encoded by the coding sequence ATGATAATCTTTAGGCTAATAGGCGAGAGTTTCCGTTTTGCATTTGATGCGTTGCGCCAGAATAAATTACGCACCATGTTATCGCTTTTGGCTATAACAATCGGTATTTTTACCATCATTGCTGTATTCTCTGCAGTCGATACTTTTCGTGGTAAATTGCAATCAAGTGTAGATAAACTGGGTTCTAATACCATTTACGTTCAAAAATGGCCATGGAGCTTCGGCGATAACTACCCCTGGTGGAAATACATGAACCGTCCTCAGCCATCACTCCGTGATTTTGAAGCCCTAAGAGAACGTATTGAAAATGCGCAGGGTGTTACTTTCGAAATTTCAACAAGCGATAGGACTATAAAATACAGAAGCAGTTCTGTTGAAGGGATTTCTGTTTGGGCGGCCTCACATGATTTTAATAAAACATGGAATTTTGAGCTTCAGGAGGGTCGCTATTTTACCGAAAATGAAAGCAAAAACGGAACGCCGGTATGTATTTTAGGATCAGACGTAGCGGCCGGACTTTTTGACGGAGATGAACCTGTAGGTAAACAAGTGCAAATTTTAGGGCGTAGATTAACCGTTGTTGGCGTGTTCAAAAAAGAAGGAGAAGATATGTTGGGTACTTCGCTGGATAAAAACGTTAATATCCCGATCAGCTTTGCTAAAGGGGTTTTAGATATCCAGAATGAGCGTTATGGTCCGCAGATTACCGTTCGTGGTAAAGATAATGTGAGTTTAGAGGAAGTGGAGAGTGAGCTGAAAGGTTTAATGCGCTCTATTCACAGAATCAGGCCCGGACAGGAAGAAGATTTTGCTTTAAATAAAACGACCATTATTTCTAACCAATTGGATTCGATGTTTAAAATGGTAAACATTGCAGGCTGGGTAATCGGTGGATTCTCAATTTTGGTTGGTGGCTTCAGTATTGCCAATATCATGTTTGTATCGGTTAAGGAACGCACCAATATTATCGGCATTCAAAAATCATTGGGTGCAAAAAACTATTTTATATTATTACAGTTTATATTCGAATCGATATCGCTTTGTATTTTAGGTGGATTGCTAGGCTTGTTGCTCGTCTTTCTGCTCGCTTTAGCCATTGGAGCGGCAACAGATTTCCATATCATACTTGGTTTGAACAATATTGCATTGGGTATTGGGATATCAATTATTATCGGAACGATCTCGGGTTTTTGGCCAGCTTATTCAGCGTCAAGACTGGATCCGGTGGAGGCGATTAGAAGCTAG
- a CDS encoding DUF5655 domain-containing protein, whose amino-acid sequence MVNNTEDFLNGKTEYTLGLFRFFIERLAEMSEVNLRATKSMIVIESKTPFAYLTQLGKNFIHIVIPFDQAHEDNLCFTKIAKVPGTRQFNHHLRIYFKEDINGEVKIFLKMAIDQC is encoded by the coding sequence ATGGTAAACAATACTGAAGACTTTTTAAACGGAAAAACGGAATATACTTTAGGGTTATTCCGTTTTTTTATTGAGCGATTGGCAGAAATGAGTGAAGTTAATCTTCGCGCTACCAAATCAATGATAGTCATCGAATCCAAAACTCCCTTTGCATACCTCACACAGCTGGGCAAAAACTTTATACATATTGTTATTCCCTTTGATCAGGCTCATGAAGATAATCTTTGCTTCACTAAAATTGCCAAGGTACCCGGTACCAGGCAGTTTAACCACCATTTAAGGATTTATTTCAAAGAAGATATCAACGGGGAAGTAAAAATCTTTTTAAAAATGGCAATAGATCAGTGCTAA
- a CDS encoding PIN domain-containing protein: MKIPDALVAATAQLLQLPIITADKTFTRVKEIDCILIEV, encoded by the coding sequence TTGAAAATCCCGGATGCTCTTGTAGCTGCTACTGCACAGTTATTACAATTACCAATAATTACTGCCGATAAAACATTCACGAGAGTCAAAGAAATTGATTGTATCCTTATTGAGGTATAA
- the pgl gene encoding 6-phosphogluconolactonase, whose protein sequence is MNLLIYKTLEELNQDLADYVIKIAEMSIEENDRFNFVLTGGSSPKALYHFLATEGQHRIDWEKVYFFFGDERNVPANDDNYNGLMAKKTILDPLGIKEDHIFYVNTTLAPEKAAIEYKKAIDKHFNGEDVIFDLILLGMGDDAHTASIFPHTTLVKDEEVNVASVYVEKLNTYRISFTAPLINKADNVAFLVFGENKAEALKHVIGDTEKNVDLFPSQLIDPIDGKLTWFVDDKAVSLLDS, encoded by the coding sequence ATGAATTTACTCATATACAAAACATTAGAAGAACTTAACCAGGATCTGGCAGATTATGTAATTAAAATTGCAGAAATGTCTATCGAAGAAAACGACCGTTTCAATTTCGTTTTAACTGGCGGTAGTTCTCCTAAAGCACTTTATCATTTCCTGGCAACTGAAGGTCAGCACCGCATTGATTGGGAAAAGGTATATTTTTTCTTTGGCGACGAGCGCAATGTTCCTGCCAATGATGATAACTACAACGGGTTAATGGCTAAAAAAACCATTTTAGATCCATTGGGCATTAAAGAAGACCATATTTTTTATGTAAACACCACTTTAGCGCCTGAAAAAGCCGCGATTGAATACAAAAAAGCCATCGATAAACATTTCAATGGTGAAGATGTTATTTTCGATCTGATCCTTTTAGGCATGGGTGATGATGCACACACCGCTTCCATCTTTCCGCATACTACTCTGGTTAAAGATGAAGAAGTAAACGTGGCTTCGGTTTATGTAGAAAAACTGAACACTTACCGCATTAGTTTTACAGCACCGTTAATCAATAAAGCGGATAACGTAGCATTTTTGGTTTTTGGAGAAAACAAAGCGGAAGCTTTAAAACATGTAATCGGCGATACAGAAAAAAATGTTGACTTATTCCCTTCTCAGTTAATAGATCCAATTGATGGTAAATTAACCTGGTTTGTCGACGATAAAGCAGTTTCTCTTTTAGATTCTTAA
- the zwf gene encoding glucose-6-phosphate dehydrogenase: MKTKTALNPTIFVIFGGTGDLNKRKLAPALYNLFMEGYMPDKFAIIGTGRTEFTDDSYKAALEDAVNQFSRSGKVKKDKWENFGNTIHYCPTDFAQPKTFENLKDAVEKYQKEYGAGTQVIFYLAVAPNFFPIIAECLQKYKLTQDEDNSRIVIEKPFGHDLESAKELNTLLATIFTEKQIYRIDHYLGKETVQNMMAFRFANALFEPLWNRSYIDHVQISVTEQLGVADRGGYYEGSGALRDMIQNHLLQLLCLIGMEAPINFDADEIRNRKVEVLKAMRPFSAEDIRFHTVRGQYSKGWVEGKEVPGYRQEKGVDAHSNTETFAAVKFHIDNWRWQGIPFYLRTGKRLNQTSSLITIQFRDVPHQIFSSEVTENWQQNRLVISIQPEMSIRMQVQAKRPGLDMVLNPVDMVFDYKGTYEGDTPEAYETLLLDAMMGDQTLFMRGDQVEAAWELVMPILNTWESKKSINFPNYPADSWGPEEAEALIARDGFHWFNLPLKNKE, from the coding sequence ATGAAAACCAAAACCGCATTAAACCCTACCATTTTTGTAATATTTGGTGGAACAGGTGATTTGAACAAAAGAAAATTAGCACCTGCCCTATATAATTTATTTATGGAGGGTTACATGCCAGATAAGTTTGCCATTATTGGTACGGGTAGAACGGAATTTACCGATGATAGCTACAAAGCGGCTTTAGAGGATGCCGTTAACCAGTTTAGCCGCAGTGGTAAAGTAAAAAAGGATAAGTGGGAGAATTTTGGAAACACCATCCACTACTGCCCTACTGATTTTGCCCAGCCAAAAACATTCGAAAACCTTAAAGACGCAGTAGAAAAATATCAAAAAGAATATGGTGCTGGTACACAGGTAATTTTCTACCTGGCAGTTGCGCCTAACTTCTTCCCTATTATTGCAGAATGTTTACAGAAATATAAACTTACGCAGGATGAAGATAACAGCCGTATTGTTATTGAGAAACCTTTTGGTCACGATTTAGAGTCGGCAAAAGAATTAAACACTTTATTGGCTACTATTTTTACAGAAAAACAGATTTACCGTATCGATCATTACTTAGGTAAAGAGACCGTTCAGAATATGATGGCTTTCCGTTTTGCAAATGCCCTTTTTGAGCCATTATGGAACAGATCATACATCGATCACGTGCAGATTTCGGTAACCGAGCAGTTAGGTGTTGCCGATCGTGGTGGTTATTACGAAGGTTCTGGTGCATTGAGGGATATGATTCAAAATCACCTGCTACAATTACTTTGCCTTATTGGCATGGAAGCTCCGATTAATTTCGATGCTGATGAGATCAGAAACCGTAAGGTGGAGGTTTTAAAAGCCATGCGTCCTTTTTCTGCCGAAGATATCCGTTTCCACACCGTTCGTGGTCAGTACAGCAAAGGCTGGGTTGAAGGTAAAGAAGTACCGGGTTATCGCCAGGAAAAAGGTGTAGATGCACACTCTAATACCGAAACTTTTGCAGCAGTAAAATTCCATATCGATAACTGGAGATGGCAGGGAATTCCATTCTATTTAAGAACAGGAAAACGCCTAAACCAAACTTCATCGTTAATTACCATTCAGTTCAGGGATGTGCCGCATCAGATTTTCTCATCTGAAGTAACTGAAAACTGGCAACAAAACAGGCTGGTGATCAGTATCCAACCTGAAATGAGCATCCGTATGCAGGTACAGGCTAAAAGACCGGGTTTAGATATGGTTTTAAATCCTGTTGATATGGTTTTCGATTATAAAGGAACCTACGAAGGTGATACCCCAGAGGCTTATGAAACGTTGTTATTGGATGCCATGATGGGCGACCAGACTTTGTTTATGCGTGGCGATCAGGTAGAAGCCGCATGGGAATTGGTAATGCCAATTTTAAATACATGGGAAAGCAAAAAATCAATCAATTTCCCTAACTACCCTGCCGATAGCTGGGGACCGGAAGAGGCCGAAGCATTAATTGCAAGAGACGGTTTCCACTGGTTTAACCTGCCATTGAAGAATAAGGAATAA
- the gndA gene encoding NADP-dependent phosphogluconate dehydrogenase, translating to MANNESKKYKLGMIGLGTMGRNLLLNMADKGFSVTGYDKDQKMISKLEEEGKAHHLEGFDDIESFISSLQTPRTLILLVPAGPIVDSVIAELKPLLSKGDIIIDSGNSHFTDTNRRVDELEKDGLHFFGMGISGGEEGARFGPSMMPGGDKQAYNVVKDVFDAVAAKVGTDPCVTYIGPGASGHFVKMVHNGIEYAIMELIAEVYGILKNGLGYSNDEIYKVFKKWNEGRLQSFLLEITAEIFLFKDTETQNDLLDQIKDEARSKGTGKWTSEVSMELQLPIPTINEAVSNRDLSKFKALRVSLEEAFGKKDTKIEVTVEELEDAFYFSMISAYAQGMHLLVQASKEYKYDLKLQEIAKIWRGGCIIRAKFLEDIYQAYEKNNALEHLFGDAGIQNIIKGTLSGTRKTIGACISSGLGIPAFASTLTYFDTITTGRMPSNLIQAQRDFFGAHTFERIDKEGVFHADWNKLS from the coding sequence ATGGCAAATAACGAATCAAAAAAATATAAATTGGGAATGATCGGTTTGGGCACTATGGGCCGCAACCTATTGTTAAACATGGCTGATAAGGGCTTCTCTGTAACAGGTTACGATAAAGACCAAAAGATGATCTCGAAGCTTGAAGAAGAAGGCAAAGCGCATCACTTAGAAGGATTTGATGATATTGAAAGCTTTATTTCGAGCTTACAAACGCCACGTACATTAATTTTATTAGTACCTGCCGGACCAATTGTAGATAGTGTTATTGCAGAATTAAAACCACTTTTAAGCAAAGGTGATATCATTATCGATAGTGGCAACTCACACTTTACCGATACCAACCGCCGTGTAGATGAACTGGAAAAAGATGGCCTGCATTTCTTCGGAATGGGTATTTCAGGGGGTGAAGAAGGTGCACGTTTCGGTCCGAGTATGATGCCGGGCGGCGATAAACAAGCTTATAACGTAGTAAAAGATGTTTTCGATGCCGTAGCTGCAAAAGTGGGTACCGATCCATGTGTAACTTACATCGGCCCGGGTGCTTCCGGCCACTTTGTTAAAATGGTACACAACGGTATTGAATATGCCATTATGGAGCTGATTGCCGAAGTATATGGCATTCTTAAAAATGGCTTAGGTTACTCAAACGACGAAATTTATAAAGTATTCAAAAAATGGAATGAAGGCAGGTTGCAATCTTTCTTATTAGAAATCACTGCTGAAATTTTCTTATTTAAAGATACCGAAACACAAAACGATCTTTTAGATCAGATTAAAGACGAAGCCCGTTCAAAAGGCACCGGAAAATGGACATCAGAGGTTTCAATGGAACTTCAGCTGCCAATCCCAACCATTAACGAAGCTGTTTCTAACCGCGATTTATCTAAATTTAAAGCCCTAAGGGTTTCTTTAGAAGAAGCTTTTGGTAAAAAAGATACTAAAATCGAAGTTACGGTTGAAGAACTGGAAGATGCATTTTACTTCTCAATGATCAGTGCTTACGCACAGGGCATGCATTTATTGGTACAAGCCTCTAAAGAATACAAATACGACCTAAAACTACAGGAAATTGCCAAAATCTGGCGTGGAGGTTGTATCATCAGGGCTAAATTCTTAGAAGATATTTACCAGGCTTACGAAAAAAACAATGCTTTAGAGCACTTATTTGGCGATGCTGGTATTCAGAACATCATTAAAGGTACTTTATCTGGTACACGTAAAACCATTGGTGCCTGTATCAGTTCAGGCCTGGGTATTCCTGCTTTTGCATCTACTTTGACCTATTTTGATACCATTACCACTGGCAGAATGCCTTCTAATTTAATTCAGGCACAAAGAGATTTCTTTGGCGCACATACTTTTGAGCGTATTGATAAAGAAGGCGTTTTCCATGCCGATTGGAATAAATTATCATAA
- a CDS encoding ROK family protein, protein MATQKKAENNNILSIDIGGTSIKTVLLDESGNMITEYLKSKTPAEATPKDIVTGIVDLIKPFPDSYNRVSIGFPGYVKNGIVKTAPNLAKNKWADVDLAQRVANELGKPVRLVNDADQQGLGVVEGKGFEIVFTVGTGFGTALLFDGELLPHLELAHLPINKEEDYDDYIGNKAFEKIGTERWNKRLKKVIEIYKTVFNYDTLYIGGGNSKQIDFKLEDNITIVTNRDGIKGGAKLWKLADKYNIFTVEPKK, encoded by the coding sequence ATGGCTACACAGAAAAAAGCTGAAAACAACAATATATTATCGATCGATATTGGTGGTACCAGTATAAAAACCGTTCTTTTGGATGAAAGCGGAAATATGATTACCGAATATTTAAAAAGCAAAACCCCAGCAGAGGCCACGCCAAAAGATATTGTAACCGGTATTGTAGATTTAATTAAGCCTTTTCCTGATAGTTATAACCGCGTATCAATCGGATTTCCCGGTTATGTTAAAAACGGTATTGTAAAAACTGCCCCTAACCTGGCCAAAAATAAATGGGCTGATGTAGATCTTGCCCAGCGCGTGGCCAACGAGCTTGGTAAACCCGTGCGTTTGGTAAATGATGCCGATCAACAGGGTTTAGGTGTAGTTGAAGGTAAAGGCTTTGAGATTGTTTTTACCGTGGGTACAGGTTTCGGTACAGCTTTATTGTTCGATGGAGAACTGCTTCCGCACCTGGAACTGGCGCATCTACCAATTAATAAAGAAGAAGATTACGATGATTATATCGGAAATAAGGCATTCGAAAAAATTGGTACGGAACGCTGGAACAAGAGGTTAAAAAAGGTAATCGAAATTTATAAAACAGTTTTTAATTACGATACCTTATATATAGGTGGCGGAAATTCGAAACAGATCGATTTTAAGCTGGAAGACAATATTACAATCGTAACCAACAGAGATGGGATTAAAGGTGGCGCCAAGCTTTGGAAACTCGCCGATAAGTACAATATCTTTACGGTTGAGCCCAAAAAATAA